In Pirellula sp. SH-Sr6A, the DNA window CGGGGGCCTCAAACGAAGGATAGGATCTATCCCTTTGCTTTATCACCCAAGATGAACTATTTCGTCCACGAGAACTACTTCGAAGATTGGGGCGTCCAAGGGCATCCCAAGTATTGGAAATGGGGAACTCAGCCGGGTAGCGCGCCGAAATGGTTGCAGTTCAACAACAACGGAGGTGAGTTGGATGTTCCGGCTGCTACGCCCCCGATCCAGCTTGTGAGACCGAAGGATGCCTACGAGTTGGTACTCCGCAAAGCAGGCTGCTGGCCTCGAGATCACGTGACCCAACAAACTATTGAAGAGGTCCGATCTCAGACTGGCAGCTGGGGACGCAGCGCTCCCCCGGCACCGAGCGACGATTGGTTCCTACAAGGTCTCGAGAAGGCTGCTCCTCCCCAGGATTCCGATCAAGATGGAATGCCCGACGCTTGGGAACTTCAGCATCGGCTGAATCCTATGGACCCGCTCGATGGCCAACGAGTCGTCTCTCACGGGGAATCGGATGACGACCGCCACGCTGGCTACACCTTTGTAGAGTTCTACCTCAACGAGTTAGCAGATCGATGAACGACGATACCAGCAACACTCCTTTGCAAGAGAGCATTGCCTTCACGATTTGGGTAGATGCAGACGCGGCACCTCGCGAAGTCAAAGAAATTGTTTTCCGCGCTTCCAAAAGGCTGGGTCTTCCAGTCCGTCTCGTCGCTAATCAAAGTATCTTTGCACCACCCTCCGGCGGACGAGTTCAAAGTATCGCCGTTGCGAGTGGTGCGAACATGGCGGATCGTTATATCGTCGACCATGCGTGCCCGGGTGATTTGGTGATCACCGCAGACATCCCCTTAGCCTCCCAACTGGTTGATCGAGAAATATTGGTTTTAGACCCTCGCGGATTGATCCTCGATGCCAATAATGTCCGCAGTCGTCTGGCTGCCAGAGACTTGCTCGATGCGGCGCGTGGGGCGGGGATGGAAGTGTCTGGGCCCTCTCCTTATAGCGCTCAAGACAAAACGGCATTTGCATCCGCCCTCGATCGAATCCTTACCAAAGCAATGCGAAAGAAATCCTAGGAATTGATAACGATGAATTCGAACTCATACCGCTTCCTTAGGTGGCTATATTTGCTTCTGTCGTTCGCAGTACTTCAGAACATGGCCATGCCCCAAAGTGCTGGCGAAGGTGCAAAGCTTCCAAACCTTCCCAAAGTCGAACGCGAATACCGCGGAGTGTGGGTCGCGACCGTTGCAAACATTGATTGGCCGAGCAAACCAGGGTTATCTACTCAAGAGCAACAGCGAGAAGCGATCGAGATATTGAACAAGGTCGCGGAGTTGCGAATGAATGTGGTAGTGCTTCAAGTGCGAACCAGCTGCGATGCGTTGTACGAAAGCAAACTGGAGCCCTGGAGCTACTTTTTGACCGGAAAACAAGGCGCCGCGCCAGATCCCTATTACGACCCATTGGAGTTTTGGATTCACGAAGCGCATCGCCGCGGGTTAGAACTTCATGCATGGTTCAACCCCTTCCGGGCAAAAAACTCGGGACAGACTTATGCCGACAGCTCGAGCCATATCAGCCAAACCAAGCCTCAGCTCGTGAAGCGATATGGGAACGATAAGACGAATTACCTTTGGCTGGACCCAGGTGAGGCAGAGTCACGCGAGCATTCGTTGGCTGTTTTTCTAGACGTACTTCGTCGTTACGATGTCGATGGCATACACATCGATGACTACTTTTACCCCTACCCCGTCGACGATATTCCCTTTCCAGATGATCCTGCTTGGAACGCATACCAATCGGCTGGAGGAAAACTCGCGAGAGACGATTGGCGACGCGATTCCATGAATGCTTTTATCAAGCAACTTTATGGGGAGATCAAAAAGACGAAGCCGCACGTGAAATTTGGAATCAGCCCGTTCGGTATTTGGAAACCCGGGTATCCGGAGAGCGTCGCGGGATTTTCCCAACATGACAAACTGTACGCGGATGCGAAGCTCTGGCTCAATGAAGGATGGTGCGACTACTACACTCCTCAATTGTACTGGTCTATCACGGCCAAACAGCAAAGCTTTCCAGCACTACTCGCTTGGTGGAGCCAAGAAAACCTACAAAATCGTCATCTCGCGCCGGGTCTCTACACGGGCCGCATCGGTGACAAGGGACGTCCTTACTCGCCCGAGCAGATTGAGAACCAAGTCTTTCTCTCCCGATACATGCCGGGCAGCCATGGAGCCATTCACTTCAGCATGAAGGCCTTGATGGGAAATCGAGAAGGGATTAGCGATCGATTACGAGAGAACGCTTACTCGAACGTGGCACTAACGCCCGAATGCAAGTGGATCGATGGGCAAACATTGGAAGCCCCCATGGTTCAAATCGAAAGCCATCCTTCTGACGGTTATCAAGTGACGTGGAAAACATCGAATCCGGATGCGGTCCGGCAATGGTGTGTGTATGTCCTGTACCAGTCAGCCTGGAGGACCACCATCGTCGGGGGCGCGACACGGGACTACCATGTCGATGGCGAAGCAGGGAAGGAACCGCGAGCGATCGCGATCGCTGCAATCAATGGCGCTGGTTTCATGGGGACGCCAAAGATAGTTTCGCTACCTGAGAATTGAACGCGACCTAGCGAGTTCTCTGAATATACATACGGCTGATCGTGGGATCCTTCAGATCGAAATCCTCTCGATTCGCCGGCGGAATGCGACTGTAAGAATCGAGCATCTGTTCTCTTGAAGGTTGACGATTCGGGGCCAAGTTATTGAACAGGATCTGCAGTTGCTCCATCGGCTTCAATCCCGACATCAACACAATGGCGTCATCGGAGAGGTTTGCCATCAAGGGAGCTACCAGCGATGCCTGCCGCTCCTCGTCCCAGTTTCGGATCATGAACATAAAGAATCCATTGATCAGTTTCTTGATGTCTCGCTCGCTGAATCGGTTGTTGCTGGACAGAATAGCAGGCTCTAAATGATTGGCGCTCCAATCGGTGATCGCTTGTTGGTCCGCGTGCGAAAGAGACTGTGTGAAATAGTAGTCCGCAGCCTTGAAATAAATTCGACCCTTCAAATGTTGGATGCGGTCTTCAATGGGCATTCCGTCTAGAGCGCGGCGCTCCGAATTAGCGAGCTGATCCATAACGAGACCAATGAGCCTCACCACTTCTTGAACATCGTTTCCGTTGGGCAGCTCTTCAATTCGATCCTCGAGCTCGCGATACTTTTCAAGCGATTCGGGATTCATGCGTTGAACGATCTCGCGCTCGCTCATCAAATGGGCTTGTTGCACAGGGGTAAGCTGCTCGATCCAGCCCGAAAGTTCTCGAATTCTTACAGGAACGTTGGAAGTAATCCGGTCCGAATAACGTGCCTTCAAGTAGCGAATTGCTACGGACTCCTGGCTGAGCCGTTTGGCAACGTCCAACTCGTTGACGTCCACGAGACCTGAGATATTCGCGATTAGGTTCAAGCGGCGAAGCTCTGCCTGATTGACCAAACCTCTGGCGATCAATCCTGCGGATCCGCCTATCAGGACCGAGGTGGTTAGGAGGATGGGTAACCTGTACCTCCCCCACACTTTGCTCCAAACCATGGCTCTCCAGAAGTCAGTGCGTCCGGATGCATCGGAAACCGAACCAAGGGCATCGTCTGACCCTGGCGATTCCTTAACCTTCTGAATTACATGCTCGATCGTGCTCTGAGTAAATCTCTGATCATGAGGCGTTTCGGGTAAATCATCCAGGAGATCGTAAGCTCGTCGAAGCTCCGCTAAACGCAAACGAAGCGACTCGTCGTGCACGAGCTTCTGTTCAAGTCGATTGGATTCCAATGCAGAGAGTTCACCATCCAAGTAGGCGGTGAGCTGCTCATCGATTTCGTCGGCAAAAGAGGGTTCGAGATTCGGATTCATTCTCGCGATGCCTCGCTACTGGATTGGGGCATTTCGTCGGATTCGACGGAGGTCGCGCCGAGCGGGGAACCGTCAGAAACGTAGGGTTCGAGTAAATTCTTTAAGTTTACTCGGGCTCTGCTCAGCAATGATTTAACCGCCTGCACACTCATTCCCATGGTATCCGAGATTTCCTGGTAACTCATTCCTTCGAATTTGCTTAGCATGATAGCGGTGCGCTGACGCTCTCCCAACGCTTGCAACGCCTGCAAAACAATGTTGGATCTCTCATTGCTTTCCATGGAGCGGGTTGGCTGAAATCCACTAGGAGCAACAGCCATGTTCTCCAGCATAACGCCGGAGGTGGATGTATCCGCTCCTTTGGAAAGCTGATATTCTTTTCGGTGGGAACTGTCTCGAAGGTGATTCGAGGCAATGTTGTGGGCGATACGATAAAGCCAAGTTGTGAATTTGGCGGTGGGAGAATACGTTTTCCGAGCTTTGAAGACTCGAAGGAATACGTC includes these proteins:
- a CDS encoding YaiI/YqxD family protein, producing the protein MNDDTSNTPLQESIAFTIWVDADAAPREVKEIVFRASKRLGLPVRLVANQSIFAPPSGGRVQSIAVASGANMADRYIVDHACPGDLVITADIPLASQLVDREILVLDPRGLILDANNVRSRLAARDLLDAARGAGMEVSGPSPYSAQDKTAFASALDRILTKAMRKKS
- a CDS encoding glycoside hydrolase family 10 protein, encoding MNSNSYRFLRWLYLLLSFAVLQNMAMPQSAGEGAKLPNLPKVEREYRGVWVATVANIDWPSKPGLSTQEQQREAIEILNKVAELRMNVVVLQVRTSCDALYESKLEPWSYFLTGKQGAAPDPYYDPLEFWIHEAHRRGLELHAWFNPFRAKNSGQTYADSSSHISQTKPQLVKRYGNDKTNYLWLDPGEAESREHSLAVFLDVLRRYDVDGIHIDDYFYPYPVDDIPFPDDPAWNAYQSAGGKLARDDWRRDSMNAFIKQLYGEIKKTKPHVKFGISPFGIWKPGYPESVAGFSQHDKLYADAKLWLNEGWCDYYTPQLYWSITAKQQSFPALLAWWSQENLQNRHLAPGLYTGRIGDKGRPYSPEQIENQVFLSRYMPGSHGAIHFSMKALMGNREGISDRLRENAYSNVALTPECKWIDGQTLEAPMVQIESHPSDGYQVTWKTSNPDAVRQWCVYVLYQSAWRTTIVGGATRDYHVDGEAGKEPRAIAIAAINGAGFMGTPKIVSLPEN
- a CDS encoding zf-HC2 domain-containing protein, whose amino-acid sequence is MNPNLEPSFADEIDEQLTAYLDGELSALESNRLEQKLVHDESLRLRLAELRRAYDLLDDLPETPHDQRFTQSTIEHVIQKVKESPGSDDALGSVSDASGRTDFWRAMVWSKVWGRYRLPILLTTSVLIGGSAGLIARGLVNQAELRRLNLIANISGLVDVNELDVAKRLSQESVAIRYLKARYSDRITSNVPVRIRELSGWIEQLTPVQQAHLMSEREIVQRMNPESLEKYRELEDRIEELPNGNDVQEVVRLIGLVMDQLANSERRALDGMPIEDRIQHLKGRIYFKAADYYFTQSLSHADQQAITDWSANHLEPAILSSNNRFSERDIKKLINGFFMFMIRNWDEERQASLVAPLMANLSDDAIVLMSGLKPMEQLQILFNNLAPNRQPSREQMLDSYSRIPPANREDFDLKDPTISRMYIQRTR
- a CDS encoding RNA polymerase sigma factor gives rise to the protein MSDQPNPTEAAAIDPDVSLMLRVREDDAVAFEMLIDRHQGKIIRFMLGWVSNPQQAEDLAQDVFLRVFKARKTYSPTAKFTTWLYRIAHNIASNHLRDSSHRKEYQLSKGADTSTSGVMLENMAVAPSGFQPTRSMESNERSNIVLQALQALGERQRTAIMLSKFEGMSYQEISDTMGMSVQAVKSLLSRARVNLKNLLEPYVSDGSPLGATSVESDEMPQSSSEASRE